DNA from Kluyveromyces marxianus DMKU3-1042 DNA, complete genome, chromosome 8:
ATGAGTCTGTTCTACCTTCCTTGACCCAATATTCCACTAAATTCCGATAGAATTCTAGGTTTCCGATTAAAGCAGATCTTGGCTCGTACATCTTCACAGAAGTTGTACATTCAGCCACAAACTCATTTTCCGGAATATATGGCGGATTACAGGTGATTAAGTCAAATCGACAACCAGGCACAACTTCGCAGGGAGTTTTTAGTATATCAGCTTGCACAACTTGCACCTTTGCATCTTGTAAGCCATTGTGTTCCACATTTTCCCCAATGAGTCGCACAgcctttgaagaaatatcGACTGCAATGACTTCAGCATCTGGCTTACTGAAGGCTATCTGTAACGCTATGCACCCTGATCCAGAACAAAGATCTGCCACTttcatattcttctctttaGAAGGTCCAATTACATTACGTATAAGGTCCAGGCACCATTCTTCTGTCTCCCATCTTGGTATCAACACACCACGCCGCGTTAGTACCTCCAAATCACCGAACGGCTGGTTTTTCAAGATATATTGAAGCGGCACATGCTCAAAGCGTTGCAAACATGCCTTTTTAACGAGAAGGGGGCTCCGAAGTTCGTCAGTAATCCAACGCAACTCCGTCTGAGCTTGTTGCACATTTCCTTTCGATtcacgaagaagaaagggcAATCTCGCATCGATCTGCGACGCTAGCCGAAAAAGTTTCGGGGATATGCGTGGCATACTGCGATTAATAGCGTACAGATTCTATACAATCGGTGCTCCGCAACTAGTTTCCCCTATTGTGTTGTGTTGAATTGTGCGTTGTGcacttcttgttcttctgatTTCATCTATGCGATGAGTTTTGTCTTGATGTCCCACATATTCCATACCCATGTCCCTATTGTCCGCCTCCAAAATACGAAAAACAAGGACACATAGAGACACAAAACATCCAAACACCACATACCACACACAACAATCTCCCGAATCTTGATCACGTGTATCGATACTCGTCCGAAACGACAcattttttactttttctCGAAATTTCGTCAATTTTTCGACATTTTCCAGGAAGCGGCGGTATATAAATAAAGTAAGAATATTATCTAAACCTCATCTCGTGGCAAAAGCGGTTCTGATAGGAGGGCATAGAGTGGATTTGGGCAAATAATCAAGCAACAAATAGTGCATCTACACTGatttttggtttctcaGTTAGACTGGTTTTTATTTCAGATTAATTTGAATTGCTTGAAGGGATATTTCCAGGAATTGTCCAGAACGTATCTATTACATATATTGTTTGATTACTAAACAATAGACTATACAGTTATAATCAAAGAAGTTATCACTGATATATtttatcaagaagaaccaatCGGAACTCAGGATAATATATAGAACTAAGGAAAAATGGTCAAAGACACTAAACTCTACGATTTGTTGGGTGTTTCCCCAGATGCGGATGACAACCAAATCAAGAAGGCTTACAGAAAGAGCGCTTTGAAATACCATCCAGACAAGAACCCAAGTGCAGAAGCAGctgaaaagttcaaagaaatcaCTTCTGCTTACGAAATTTTGTCAGACTCGCAAAAGAGGGATATTTACGACCaatttggtgaagaaggaCTATCAGGACAAGGTGGTGGAGCTGGCGGCTTTGGTGGATTTGGTGAAGATTTGTTCTCTCAATTCTTTGGTGGCGGTGGTAGCTCTAGACCAAGAGGTCCACAAAAGGGTAGAGATATCAGACACGAAGTTCCAGCTACTTTGGAACAACTATACAAGGGTAGAACTGCCAAGTTGGCTTTGAACAAGCAAGTCATTTGTAAAGGCTGTGAAGGTCGTGGTGGTAAGCCAGGTAGTGTTAAGAAGTGTACAAGCTGTAATGGTCAAGGTGTTAAGTTTGTCACTAGACAAATGGGTCCAATGATCCAAAGATTCCAAGTGGAGTGTGATGCTTGTCAAGCCACCGGTGAAATTATTGATCCAAAGGGCCGTTGTAAGGAATGTAACGGTAAGAAGGTCAACAACGAAAGAAAGATTCTGGAAGTCAACATTGAACCTGGTATGAAGGATGGTCAAAGAATCGTCTTCCAAGGTGAAGCTGATCAAGCTCCAGGTATTATTCCAGGTGACGTTGTCTTCGTCGTTTCTGAACAACCACATCCACTATTCAAGAGAGACGGTAACGATCTAAGCTATGAAGCTGAAATTGACCTATTAACTGCTGTTGCAGGTGGTGAATTTGCTATCAAGCATGTCTCCGGTGAATACCTAAAGGTCGAAATTGTCCCAGGTGAAGTTATCTCTCCAGGTTTGATCAAGGTTCTAGAAGGTAAGGGTATGCCAATTCCAAAGTACGGTGGCTACGGTAACTTGTTGGTTAAGTTCAACATTAAGTTCCCTCCATCCCACTTCACTAGTGAAGAAAACTTaaagaagttggaagaaattCTACCTCCAAGAACCCTACCTTCTATTCCAAGCAACGCCgaagttgaagaatgtGTATTAACCGATTACGATGCTAACAAGCACAGATCTAAGTCTGGTGCTAACGGTAGAGGTCAAAGTTACGATTCcgacgatgaagaaggtggtCACCATGGTGCAGAAGGTGTTCAATGTGCCTCTCAATGATTTTGGAGAATCGCGCTATCTagcatttttctttatctcTCGATCTAACtcataattttttttgtttgtgtttctATTTTTATGATGGAGGTTCTCTTTTATGCATTTGATATCTTTCGCCAGCTTCCATCATGTATTCAAATGTATTCGTTTATTCATTATCACTGATCATTTTCATTCACTTAGCCGTTAATTCACTATAATAACGACAAATGCGATGACCATTTCATTATCCATACATTTTAGGATTTGTAATGAATCATTATGCATAGGGTAGTAAATGGAATTTCGTAACAGATCGAATCCTATTTCAACACCAATACATGGCCATAATATCTACAGGTGGATTCATGTTTACGATCAAGAATCTTTTGCGGTGAATCGTAGTagaatattatttttcttattcgattttatttttttttggttttatgGCTTTGTTTGGTTTCGCTAATACCAATATGTCACACATTTGAAAGTGTCTATTTCCATGTTGCAGCTCTTAAACACAGTCTAGGTGTGCTGAGATATCGTTTGATAGATACTGCATCCTTCTTGTCAACCTTAATCGTGAATGACATGAATAGATCTCAATCCATActcgaagaagaaaaggatattttaataatagaaaataaaatacaatTGAAGGTGTGTGCGTTCTGCTGACATCTATCAgttaattttttattattataaattattatatttgcTCATTAGTTAAGTGTAAATTACGAAAGCGAATAGTATAGATCACGAAATCTAGGAAGTCCAATCGAGCCTTTCCAAAGTGTTTATAAAGAAATTGTATATTAATTCAACCCTTCATTCCTCTTTCGTACCTCCATTTCATTCCATACTTCATGGGGATAAATACTATGAAGTTCCCAATTAGAACCAACCCACTTATAAATGTGAAAGTCCCACCAATAGTCATAGACTTTTTCATCTTAGCGTAGCAGGCCATAAAAATAGCACCAAGAACACAACGGATGAAATTATAGCAACTGGTTGCTGTAGATGATTTACTTGG
Protein-coding regions in this window:
- the MTQ1 gene encoding S-adenosylmethionine-dependent methyltransferase, whose amino-acid sequence is MPRISPKLFRLASQIDARLPFLLRESKGNVQQAQTELRWITDELRSPLLVKKACLQRFEHVPLQYILKNQPFGDLEVLTRRGVLIPRWETEEWCLDLIRNVIGPSKEKNMKVADLCSGSGCIALQIAFSKPDAEVIAVDISSKAVRLIGENVEHNGLQDAKVQVVQADILKTPCEVVPGCRFDLITCNPPYIPENEFVAECTTSVKMYEPRSALIGNLEFYRNLVEYWVKEGRTDSFVYEVGSIEQCNYVMNAIDETVKEKWHVGVKYDSNNQARCVYGYLAEGKKDYHSMFERFKIKSNDICTII
- the YDJ1 gene encoding type I HSP40 co-chaperone YDJ1, which gives rise to MVKDTKLYDLLGVSPDADDNQIKKAYRKSALKYHPDKNPSAEAAEKFKEITSAYEILSDSQKRDIYDQFGEEGLSGQGGGAGGFGGFGEDLFSQFFGGGGSSRPRGPQKGRDIRHEVPATLEQLYKGRTAKLALNKQVICKGCEGRGGKPGSVKKCTSCNGQGVKFVTRQMGPMIQRFQVECDACQATGEIIDPKGRCKECNGKKVNNERKILEVNIEPGMKDGQRIVFQGEADQAPGIIPGDVVFVVSEQPHPLFKRDGNDLSYEAEIDLLTAVAGGEFAIKHVSGEYLKVEIVPGEVISPGLIKVLEGKGMPIPKYGGYGNLLVKFNIKFPPSHFTSEENLKKLEEILPPRTLPSIPSNAEVEECVLTDYDANKHRSKSGANGRGQSYDSDDEEGGHHGAEGVQCASQ